The window AAGCGTATAATCCCCAGCGTTTTTTATCTCGGATGAGCCGAAATTTAAAAAAAGCTTTAGTAAATTGTAACCATTTGTGGAGTTTAGATAATGTCTAGAAAATTAAGAAGAACGAAGATTGTATGTACAATGGGTCCAGCAACAGACCGCGATAACAATCTTGAAAAAATTATCGCAGCAGGCGCTAATGTTGTACGTATGAACTTTTCTCACGGTACACCAGATGATCATATTGAGCGTGCTGAGCGTGTTCGTGCGATCGCGAAAAAATTAGGTAAAACCGTGGCAATTTTAGGTGACTTACAAGGTCCTAAAATTCGTGTTTCTACTTTTAAAGACGGCAAAATTTTCTTAAATGTTGGTGATAAATTTATTCTTGATGCGGAATTACCAAAAGGTGAAGGTAATCAAGAAGCCGTTGGTTTAGACTATAAAACACTTCCACAAGATGTTGTGCCAGGCGATATTCTTTTATTAGATGACGGCCGTGTTCAATTAAAAGTACTTTCTACTGAAGGTGCAAAAGTATTTACTGAAGTGACTGTTGGTGGTCCATTATCAAATAATAAAGGGATCAACAAATTAGGTGGTGGTTTATCTGCAGATGCATTAACTGAAAAAGATAAAGCAGATATCATCACAGCTGCACGTATCGGTGTAGATTACTTAGCGGTATCTTTCCCTCGTTCAAGTGCAGATTTAAACTATGCACGTGAGTTAGCAAAACAAGCTGGTTTAGAAGCGAAAATCGTTGCTAAAGTTGAACGTGCTGAAACAGTTGTTGATGAAGCAGCAATGGATGATATCATCCTAGCTTCTGATGTGATCATGGTTGCACGTGGTGACTTAGGTGTTGAAATCGGTGACCCTGAATTAGTTGGCGTACAGAAAAAATTAATTCGTCGTTCACGTCAATTAAACCG is drawn from Haemophilus parainfluenzae and contains these coding sequences:
- the pyk gene encoding pyruvate kinase, giving the protein MSRKLRRTKIVCTMGPATDRDNNLEKIIAAGANVVRMNFSHGTPDDHIERAERVRAIAKKLGKTVAILGDLQGPKIRVSTFKDGKIFLNVGDKFILDAELPKGEGNQEAVGLDYKTLPQDVVPGDILLLDDGRVQLKVLSTEGAKVFTEVTVGGPLSNNKGINKLGGGLSADALTEKDKADIITAARIGVDYLAVSFPRSSADLNYARELAKQAGLEAKIVAKVERAETVVDEAAMDDIILASDVIMVARGDLGVEIGDPELVGVQKKLIRRSRQLNRAVITATQMMESMISNPMPTRAEVMDVANAVLDGTDAVMLSAETAAGQYPAETVATMARVCLGAEKMPSINVSHHRLDREFRDIEESVAMSAMYAANHLSGIAAIITLSHSGRTPLLMSRISSGLPIFALSRVQETLNRCALYRGVTPVHFDGESRSSAGAKAAINLLKEKGYLVSGDLVLLTQGDESEGTTNVCRTLTVE